A stretch of the Notamacropus eugenii isolate mMacEug1 chromosome 2, mMacEug1.pri_v2, whole genome shotgun sequence genome encodes the following:
- the LOC140523805 gene encoding trace amine-associated receptor 9-like isoform X1 — protein sequence MEKLENSRREVQINNESQPAAVQFCYDNINGSCIKTSYSPAPRVILYLAFGSGALLAVLGNLLVMISILHFKQLHSPANFLVASLACADFLVGATVMPFSMVRSVESCWYFGESYCKFHSCFDFSFCYSSIFHLSFISIDRYIAVTDPLVYPTKFTLSVSGICVVFSWLFAITFSFSLFYIGANDDGLEELVSALTCVGGCQAAVNQTWVLIDFLLFFIPTLVMVILYCKIFLVAKEQARKIESMSSKTESSSESYKARVSKRERKAAKTLGIAVIAFLISWFPYFIESIIDAFLGFITPTHIYEILVWFGYYNSAMNPLIYAFFYPWFQRAITLIVTGKVFRGHSSTIDLFSEQAKV from the exons taCAAATCAA TAATGAGTCCCAGCCTGCAGCTGTACAGTTCTGCTATGACAACATCAATGGGTCCTGCATTAAAACCTCCTACTCCCCAGCACCCAGAGTCATCCTCTACCTGGCCTTTGGCTCTGGAGCTCTGCTGGCTGTCTTGGGAAACCTCTTGGTGATGATTTCAATCCTTCACTTCAAGCAGCTGCACTCTCCAGCCAACTTTCTCGTTGCCTCCTTGGCTTGTGCTGACTTTTTGGTGGGAGCCACTGTGATGCCCTTTAGCATGGTGAGGTCAGTGGAGAGTTGCTGGTATTTTGGGGAGAGTTACTGTAAATTCCActcttgttttgatttttcattttgttattcttctatttttcatttgagCTTCATCTCCATTGATAGATACATTGCTGTCACTGACCCTCTGGTCTATCCAACCAAATTCACTCTTTCAGTTTCAGGAATATGTGTTGTGTTTTCCTGGCTCTTTGCCATTACATttagtttttcacttttttacaTAGGTGCCAATGATGATGGGTTGGAGGAATTAGTAAGTGCCCTGACCTGTGTGGGAGGTTGTCAGGCTGCTGTGAATCAAACCTGGGTACTGATAGATTTTCTGTTGTTCTTCATTCCCACTCTGGTCATGGTCATTCTTTACTGTAAGATTTTTCTAGTAGCTAAAGAACaggctagaaagatagaaagTATGAGCAGCAAAACTGAATCATCCTCAGAGAGTTACAAAGCCAGAGTGtctaagagggagagaaaagctgCAAAAACTCTGGGTATTGCAGTGATAGCATTTCTGATTTCATGGTTCCCCTATTTTATTGAATCAATAATTGATGCATTTCTAGGGTTCATCACCCCAACACATATTTATGAGATTTTAGTTTGGTTTGGCTATTACAACTCAGCCATGAACCCTCTTATCTATGCTTTCTTTTACCCTTGGTTTCAAAGAGCAATTACACTGATTGTCACTGGGAAAGTCTTCAGAGGGCACTCTTCAACCATCGACTTGTTTTCTGAACAAGCTAAGGTCTGA
- the LOC140523805 gene encoding trace amine-associated receptor 7a-like isoform X3 gives MVNNESQPAAVQFCYDNINGSCIKTSYSPAPRVILYLAFGSGALLAVLGNLLVMISILHFKQLHSPANFLVASLACADFLVGATVMPFSMVRSVESCWYFGESYCKFHSCFDFSFCYSSIFHLSFISIDRYIAVTDPLVYPTKFTLSVSGICVVFSWLFAITFSFSLFYIGANDDGLEELVSALTCVGGCQAAVNQTWVLIDFLLFFIPTLVMVILYCKIFLVAKEQARKIESMSSKTESSSESYKARVSKRERKAAKTLGIAVIAFLISWFPYFIESIIDAFLGFITPTHIYEILVWFGYYNSAMNPLIYAFFYPWFQRAITLIVTGKVFRGHSSTIDLFSEQAKV, from the exons atggttaa TAATGAGTCCCAGCCTGCAGCTGTACAGTTCTGCTATGACAACATCAATGGGTCCTGCATTAAAACCTCCTACTCCCCAGCACCCAGAGTCATCCTCTACCTGGCCTTTGGCTCTGGAGCTCTGCTGGCTGTCTTGGGAAACCTCTTGGTGATGATTTCAATCCTTCACTTCAAGCAGCTGCACTCTCCAGCCAACTTTCTCGTTGCCTCCTTGGCTTGTGCTGACTTTTTGGTGGGAGCCACTGTGATGCCCTTTAGCATGGTGAGGTCAGTGGAGAGTTGCTGGTATTTTGGGGAGAGTTACTGTAAATTCCActcttgttttgatttttcattttgttattcttctatttttcatttgagCTTCATCTCCATTGATAGATACATTGCTGTCACTGACCCTCTGGTCTATCCAACCAAATTCACTCTTTCAGTTTCAGGAATATGTGTTGTGTTTTCCTGGCTCTTTGCCATTACATttagtttttcacttttttacaTAGGTGCCAATGATGATGGGTTGGAGGAATTAGTAAGTGCCCTGACCTGTGTGGGAGGTTGTCAGGCTGCTGTGAATCAAACCTGGGTACTGATAGATTTTCTGTTGTTCTTCATTCCCACTCTGGTCATGGTCATTCTTTACTGTAAGATTTTTCTAGTAGCTAAAGAACaggctagaaagatagaaagTATGAGCAGCAAAACTGAATCATCCTCAGAGAGTTACAAAGCCAGAGTGtctaagagggagagaaaagctgCAAAAACTCTGGGTATTGCAGTGATAGCATTTCTGATTTCATGGTTCCCCTATTTTATTGAATCAATAATTGATGCATTTCTAGGGTTCATCACCCCAACACATATTTATGAGATTTTAGTTTGGTTTGGCTATTACAACTCAGCCATGAACCCTCTTATCTATGCTTTCTTTTACCCTTGGTTTCAAAGAGCAATTACACTGATTGTCACTGGGAAAGTCTTCAGAGGGCACTCTTCAACCATCGACTTGTTTTCTGAACAAGCTAAGGTCTGA
- the LOC140523805 gene encoding trace amine-associated receptor 7a-like isoform X2 — MMSSSNESQPAAVQFCYDNINGSCIKTSYSPAPRVILYLAFGSGALLAVLGNLLVMISILHFKQLHSPANFLVASLACADFLVGATVMPFSMVRSVESCWYFGESYCKFHSCFDFSFCYSSIFHLSFISIDRYIAVTDPLVYPTKFTLSVSGICVVFSWLFAITFSFSLFYIGANDDGLEELVSALTCVGGCQAAVNQTWVLIDFLLFFIPTLVMVILYCKIFLVAKEQARKIESMSSKTESSSESYKARVSKRERKAAKTLGIAVIAFLISWFPYFIESIIDAFLGFITPTHIYEILVWFGYYNSAMNPLIYAFFYPWFQRAITLIVTGKVFRGHSSTIDLFSEQAKV; from the coding sequence atgatgAGCAGCAGTAATGAGTCCCAGCCTGCAGCTGTACAGTTCTGCTATGACAACATCAATGGGTCCTGCATTAAAACCTCCTACTCCCCAGCACCCAGAGTCATCCTCTACCTGGCCTTTGGCTCTGGAGCTCTGCTGGCTGTCTTGGGAAACCTCTTGGTGATGATTTCAATCCTTCACTTCAAGCAGCTGCACTCTCCAGCCAACTTTCTCGTTGCCTCCTTGGCTTGTGCTGACTTTTTGGTGGGAGCCACTGTGATGCCCTTTAGCATGGTGAGGTCAGTGGAGAGTTGCTGGTATTTTGGGGAGAGTTACTGTAAATTCCActcttgttttgatttttcattttgttattcttctatttttcatttgagCTTCATCTCCATTGATAGATACATTGCTGTCACTGACCCTCTGGTCTATCCAACCAAATTCACTCTTTCAGTTTCAGGAATATGTGTTGTGTTTTCCTGGCTCTTTGCCATTACATttagtttttcacttttttacaTAGGTGCCAATGATGATGGGTTGGAGGAATTAGTAAGTGCCCTGACCTGTGTGGGAGGTTGTCAGGCTGCTGTGAATCAAACCTGGGTACTGATAGATTTTCTGTTGTTCTTCATTCCCACTCTGGTCATGGTCATTCTTTACTGTAAGATTTTTCTAGTAGCTAAAGAACaggctagaaagatagaaagTATGAGCAGCAAAACTGAATCATCCTCAGAGAGTTACAAAGCCAGAGTGtctaagagggagagaaaagctgCAAAAACTCTGGGTATTGCAGTGATAGCATTTCTGATTTCATGGTTCCCCTATTTTATTGAATCAATAATTGATGCATTTCTAGGGTTCATCACCCCAACACATATTTATGAGATTTTAGTTTGGTTTGGCTATTACAACTCAGCCATGAACCCTCTTATCTATGCTTTCTTTTACCCTTGGTTTCAAAGAGCAATTACACTGATTGTCACTGGGAAAGTCTTCAGAGGGCACTCTTCAACCATCGACTTGTTTTCTGAACAAGCTAAGGTCTGA